A genomic stretch from Deltaproteobacteria bacterium includes:
- a CDS encoding geranylgeranyl reductase family protein: MISPFDAVVCGAGPAGAYLAHLLSKKGIQTLLVDKARFPRYKPCGGGLTRRAIDLLPFDLSGIVEDWTVKARIGLRGCAPLALEVPEPMIGMVMRDRFDHFLVEKAREAGALFREGCAVGSIERTKEGFRLETGCGVVTARCVAGADGVMSRVRRCLGLSPNAAVPALEAEVYPRRGADLERFRKTVDFDFWAVPRGYGWVFPKADHLSVGVFSADRKVPGMRRYLQAYLERKGISHGYEARSIRGHLIPVGPPRAAGVIPPGAFLLGDAAGLCDPITGEGIFHALRQAEGVSCAIERYLAGDTAASSLYEAAMHREFLREIRPASRLAFLLYRMPWVSDRLLEAMGMQIMGYHLDVIAGRATYRQVFRKAILPGTLLRVLPGFGRSRPDGMMPR, encoded by the coding sequence GTGATCTCCCCTTTTGACGCGGTAGTCTGCGGGGCCGGGCCAGCTGGGGCGTATCTCGCCCATCTCCTTTCGAAGAAGGGGATCCAGACCCTCCTCGTGGACAAGGCCCGATTCCCCCGTTACAAGCCCTGCGGTGGTGGATTGACGAGGCGGGCGATTGACCTCCTGCCTTTTGATCTTTCCGGCATCGTCGAGGACTGGACGGTCAAGGCGCGGATCGGTCTCAGGGGCTGTGCCCCACTTGCCCTTGAGGTCCCGGAGCCCATGATCGGCATGGTCATGCGGGATCGCTTCGACCACTTCCTTGTGGAGAAGGCCCGTGAGGCAGGTGCGCTTTTTCGGGAAGGATGTGCCGTTGGATCCATAGAGAGGACTAAGGAAGGCTTCCGGCTTGAGACCGGATGCGGGGTCGTCACTGCGCGGTGTGTCGCCGGGGCCGATGGGGTCATGAGCAGGGTGCGAAGGTGTCTGGGGCTGTCCCCGAACGCAGCCGTTCCCGCCCTCGAGGCCGAGGTTTATCCCCGGCGCGGGGCGGATCTGGAGCGATTCCGTAAGACCGTGGATTTCGATTTCTGGGCCGTTCCCCGGGGATACGGCTGGGTCTTTCCCAAGGCCGACCACCTTTCGGTCGGGGTCTTCTCCGCTGACCGGAAGGTCCCAGGGATGAGGCGATACCTCCAAGCGTATCTCGAAAGAAAGGGTATTTCCCATGGGTACGAGGCCAGGTCCATCCGGGGGCACCTCATTCCAGTCGGTCCTCCGAGGGCGGCGGGCGTCATCCCCCCGGGGGCGTTTCTCCTTGGAGACGCCGCCGGTCTTTGCGATCCCATCACGGGCGAGGGGATCTTCCATGCCCTGAGACAGGCGGAGGGTGTTTCATGCGCTATAGAGAGATACCTCGCTGGGGATACGGCCGCTTCGAGCCTTTACGAAGCTGCCATGCATCGGGAATTTCTCCGAGAGATCCGGCCTGCCAGCCGCCTCGCCTTCCTCCTGTACCGCATGCCCTGGGTGAGCGACCGGCTACTCGAGGCCATGGGCATGCAGATCATGGGCTATCACCTGGATGTGATTGCCGGAAGGGCGACCTACCGGCAGGTCTTTCGAAAGGCCATCCTGCCTGGCACACTTCTTCGCGTCCTGCCGGGATTCGGCAGATCCCGTCCAGACGGCATGATGCCCAGGTAA
- the hemG gene encoding protoporphyrinogen oxidase has protein sequence MARVVVVGAGISGLSLAWFLKNQRPGWEILVLEAEERAGGKAWTEREEGFLCERGVNGFLDNKPSTVSLAKALGLETLRSNDEARRRFVVKNGRLVMLPDGPGAFLSSPLLSLSGRLRVLLEAVIPKGDMDRDESLAAFARRRLGKEAYLHLIDPMASGIYAGDPERLSLASCFPRIHELERDYGGLIRAMIHLGREAKRKGKKGPGAGPGGTLHSFAGGMEEIVKALCATLGPALRLNAPVCSVSRGGGRWEVGLKSGETVEATHVVVAVPARQSGAILQEAAPKVTDIASRIPYPPVSVVCFGMKEASVGRPLDGFGFLAPRCEGRKILGCLWDSSIFSGRAPAGYVLLRTLVGGARAPELARLKDEPLTELVMEELSSLLGIEKSPEFVRIFRWEEAIPQYEVGYRDLMRGLTEALHQLPGLAVCCNWVGGVSFNDCVANAERLAREISEGGR, from the coding sequence GTGGCTCGGGTAGTTGTGGTAGGCGCCGGGATTTCGGGTCTTTCCTTGGCCTGGTTTCTGAAAAATCAAAGGCCCGGCTGGGAGATCCTCGTCCTCGAGGCGGAAGAAAGGGCCGGCGGAAAGGCCTGGACCGAGCGGGAGGAGGGCTTCCTCTGTGAGCGCGGGGTGAACGGCTTTCTTGACAACAAGCCCTCCACGGTCTCCCTCGCCAAGGCCCTCGGTCTTGAGACCCTCCGTAGCAATGACGAGGCCCGGAGGCGTTTTGTTGTGAAAAACGGCAGGCTCGTCATGCTCCCGGATGGCCCAGGTGCCTTTCTCTCTTCTCCGCTTTTGAGTCTTTCAGGCAGGCTCCGGGTCCTTCTTGAGGCCGTGATCCCCAAAGGGGACATGGACCGAGACGAATCCCTTGCGGCATTCGCGCGCAGGAGGCTTGGGAAGGAGGCCTATCTGCACCTCATCGACCCCATGGCCTCTGGGATCTACGCAGGTGACCCGGAAAGGCTCTCCCTTGCCAGTTGTTTTCCTAGGATCCACGAGCTGGAACGGGACTACGGAGGCCTCATACGGGCCATGATCCACCTGGGCAGGGAGGCCAAACGGAAGGGGAAGAAGGGGCCTGGGGCCGGACCCGGAGGGACCCTTCACTCCTTTGCCGGAGGCATGGAAGAGATCGTCAAGGCCCTTTGCGCAACCCTCGGCCCAGCCCTACGGCTGAATGCCCCGGTGTGTTCTGTTTCCAGGGGCGGCGGACGATGGGAAGTCGGCCTCAAAAGCGGTGAAACGGTCGAGGCCACCCATGTGGTCGTTGCCGTCCCTGCCCGTCAGTCCGGGGCCATTCTTCAAGAGGCCGCGCCCAAGGTGACCGACATCGCCTCCCGCATCCCTTACCCGCCGGTGAGCGTGGTCTGCTTTGGCATGAAGGAGGCCTCTGTCGGTAGGCCGCTCGACGGGTTCGGATTTCTCGCCCCCCGGTGCGAAGGAAGAAAGATCCTCGGATGTCTCTGGGATTCCTCCATCTTTTCTGGCCGGGCCCCGGCGGGCTACGTCCTTTTACGGACCCTGGTCGGAGGGGCGCGGGCCCCTGAACTCGCCCGTCTCAAGGACGAGCCCCTCACCGAGCTTGTCATGGAGGAACTCTCCTCCCTTCTTGGCATCGAAAAAAGCCCTGAGTTCGTTCGCATCTTCCGCTGGGAGGAGGCCATACCCCAGTACGAGGTAGGGTATAGGGACCTCATGCGCGGGCTTACTGAGGCCCTTCACCAACTTCCAGGCCTTGCCGTTTGCTGCAACTGGGTAGGCGGTGTGAGCTTCAATGACTGCGTCGCCAATGCGGAGCGTCTCGCCAGGGAGATCTCGGAAGGCGGCAGGTGA
- the hemH gene encoding ferrochelatase — translation MIGVVLLNMGGPDSLSAVRPFLQNLFSDREIIRLGPAFLQPVIAWIISFRRAPKSRAAYEKIGGKSPLADITAAQAHALEKALSQSLGEKTCRCLSGMRYWRPRTPDALAELSRLGVRRVIALSLYPHYSRATNGSSIDDFERAARALGMEYRVIDSYPDDPLYVDALTETVSEGLARLLGRPWDEHGGLSEDAVLVYSAHSLPKKMVEEGDPYVQHLERTIAALEACTGVQGVLSFQSRSGPVKWLEPATDRLLHDLLASGKRKFLVLPVSFVSDHIETLYEIDMLFGDMVRAKGGTLVRTPALNTRPRFIEALARLVLKGLTEAKWLG, via the coding sequence ATGATCGGGGTGGTCCTCCTAAACATGGGGGGGCCGGATTCCCTTTCAGCAGTCCGGCCCTTTCTCCAGAATCTCTTCTCGGACCGGGAGATCATTCGTCTGGGGCCGGCCTTTCTGCAACCCGTTATCGCCTGGATCATCTCCTTCCGTCGCGCCCCCAAAAGCCGGGCCGCCTATGAAAAGATAGGCGGAAAGAGCCCGCTCGCCGATATCACTGCGGCCCAGGCCCATGCCCTGGAAAAGGCCCTTTCCCAATCGCTCGGCGAAAAGACCTGCCGGTGTCTATCCGGAATGCGCTACTGGCGGCCCCGCACGCCGGATGCACTCGCTGAACTCTCACGCCTCGGGGTGCGCCGCGTCATCGCCCTCTCGCTTTATCCCCACTACAGCCGGGCCACGAACGGCTCTTCCATAGACGATTTCGAGCGGGCCGCGAGGGCCCTCGGCATGGAATACCGCGTCATCGATTCCTACCCGGACGATCCCCTCTATGTGGATGCCTTGACCGAGACGGTCAGCGAGGGCCTGGCCCGTCTCCTGGGGCGCCCCTGGGACGAACACGGTGGTCTTTCAGAAGATGCCGTCCTGGTTTACAGCGCCCACAGCCTTCCAAAAAAGATGGTCGAAGAGGGCGACCCGTACGTGCAGCACCTCGAGCGGACCATTGCGGCCCTCGAGGCATGCACCGGGGTGCAGGGAGTCCTTTCATTCCAGAGCCGGAGCGGGCCGGTCAAGTGGCTCGAGCCCGCGACCGACCGCCTGCTTCACGATCTTTTGGCGTCCGGGAAGAGGAAGTTCCTCGTGCTCCCCGTGAGTTTCGTCTCCGATCACATCGAGACCCTCTACGAGATCGACATGCTCTTTGGCGACATGGTGAGGGCGAAAGGCGGGACCCTTGTGAGGACGCCTGCCCTCAACACCCGTCCCCGTTTCATCGAGGCCCTGGCCCGCCTCGTGCTTAAAGGGCTCACGGAGGCCAAGTGGCTCGGGTAG